AACCTGACACCGCTGGAGCTGATGAGGAAGAACACGTCGCCGAGTGTCTGGCCGTAGGTGTCGCCAGGCTCGGCGTCCCTGGCGTGGTAGTAGAGCGGCCAACCGGCGAACGTCGCCTGGTAGCTGCCGTCCCGCCGCACGGTCGTGCCCAGCAGCGAGCCCACGACGCCGGGTCCCGCCGTGACCTCGCGCGTCGGCACCGTGTAGGGCGGCCAGTTGACCTCGCACTGCCCGTAGCAGGTGCTCACGCCAGCCGCGTCGCGCAGGTAGATGTACAGGCTCATCCCCGCCGGGTCGGTCAGGTAGTCGGCGCGTTCGGCGACCATGACCGTGGGCCCGCCTGCCTCCTGCGCCAGCCCCGCCGCGGCGAAAGCGCAGAGCGCTAGCAACACCAACGTCTGTCTCGAGATCGCGACCAACTCCTTTCGCGACGGCCGTGGTCCGGCCGTCGGCCTAGGGTTCGGGCGCCGAGTGGCGGTATGTCAGCGTCCCCGCCCAAGAGAGTAGCACCGAGCGCGACGAGGCTCCAGCGCCCGCTGGCACGCGATCTTCCGCTGCCATTTAGCTGGAACGTCCTTCAGGGCGCCGCCGGGCAGGCTTCCTCGGAGACGAGCGCGGCGAGGTACTCGGGCGGCGGCAGGACGTCGCCGACCTGGGCCAGGTCCACGAGCCGGGACAGCTCCACCCCGTATTCGGCTTCGGGCGTCGGCTCGACCAGGTAGAGCTCCTGCACCAGCTGGTGTCGCTCGTCGAAGCGGGCCCCCTCCTTGCCGAACCGCGAACCGTCGACGACGTCGATGGTCCCGTCGCCGAGCAGGGCCTCCGCGGCGACGCGCACCGCGGTGTAGGCCGCCCAGCCGCTCGACTCGAGCGGGGCGCCCCAGCGGCCCCCGAACCTCCGGTTCAGGTCGCCGGCGGCGCCTCCGTCGAGGCTCGGGTCCCACAGCGCGACGCGAGGGAGGCCCAGCCCGCCGACGTTCGTCTCCGCCGCCAAGTAGTCGCGCGTCTGCGTTACCTGGTACGGGTAGGGGACCACGATCAGGTCGCCCAGCGAGCCGCTCGTCTGGGCGACGAACGGGATCTGGTCTCGCGGGCCGAGCAAAAGCATCACCGCGGTAGCGCCCGCGCCCTCGGCCGCGTCGATTACGTCCGTGTACAAGGCCCGACCCGGCTCCACGCCGAGGGCGCCAGTCACAGTGGCCCCTGCCGACGCGAGGACGCGCTGCGCCGCATCGAGGAGCGCGCGGCCGGAGTCGGTGTCCTCGAATACGACGTACCAACGCTGGTCGCCGGCGCTCGCCGCCATCGCGCTGAGGTACATGCCGCTGCTGGCCTCCACGCTGTAGGCGTGTCGGAAGCACGAGGGCGACCTCAGGGCCTCGGCGCTCGACCCGATGTTCAAGAACGGAACCCCGGCCTCCTCGGCGATGGCAGCCAGTACCAGCGCCTGCTCGTCGTTGATGCCGCCCACCAGCGCGTCCGCCCCGGCGGCGATCAAGCGCCGCGCGGCGCGCTCCGCCGCCTCCGCGCTGGGGGCGCTGGCCACCAGCACGGCCGGTGGCGCCTCGCCGGAGGGCGCGGCGGCGGCCAGGTCGCTCTCGGCGAGCAGCGCGCCGCGCCGGGCCGCCTCGCCGACGAGCTCGTAGAGGGACGCCTCGAGGGTGGGGACACCGAGCTGCGTGGGTGTCACGACGCCCACCTCCACGGAGGCCCGCGAGGTCCCGCTCACGACGGGCCTAACGCCGGGTACGAGCGGCACGCCGAACTCCGCCAGGACGGCCTGTATTTCGTCCCAACGCGCGGCGAGGGCGGCGTCGAGCATGTCCCGAAGCGAGGTGTCCCCCGGCCTCACGGCCATCGTCATCGGCAGCAGCATGGGACCGTACTGCAGGTCCACCTCGGGCTGCACGGGG
The nucleotide sequence above comes from Trueperaceae bacterium. Encoded proteins:
- a CDS encoding c-type cytochrome — its product is MLLALCAFAAAGLAQEAGGPTVMVAERADYLTDPAGMSLYIYLRDAAGVSTCYGQCEVNWPPYTVPTREVTAGPGVVGSLLGTTVRRDGSYQATFAGWPLYYHARDAEPGDTYGQTLGDVFFLISSSGVRLPEDLPEEEEEEAEAGGGQAAPATAVMQQGEELFAGNCSTCHGDQGQGLVGPALAGNPNVGDMDVILPTILFGREDHGMPPFGEALTDEQIAAVATFVRNSWGNSFGPVTESDVAARR
- a CDS encoding ABC transporter substrate-binding protein, which produces MAARRLRWSHLARAAKRAAGVGAAMLAATLGAFAWAGAWELRVCGYGDSLPFADESGAGFENRIAELVAAELDADLTYDWWYQDATIVSARLGEGECDVLLGVPDGFEELLTTVSYYSSPYVFVERADRDLNVSSLDDPRLASLRIGVQNVGIPPHNALLGRRLAANVVLAPPLTEHGLVVEAVAAGDVDVGVVWGPVAAYYAARSDVPLELTPVQPEVDLQYGPMLLPMTMAVRPGDTSLRDMLDAALAARWDEIQAVLAEFGVPLVPGVRPVVSGTSRASVEVGVVTPTQLGVPTLEASLYELVGEAARRGALLAESDLAAAAPSGEAPPAVLVASAPSAEAAERAARRLIAAGADALVGGINDEQALVLAAIAEEAGVPFLNIGSSAEALRSPSCFRHAYSVEASSGMYLSAMAASAGDQRWYVVFEDTDSGRALLDAAQRVLASAGATVTGALGVEPGRALYTDVIDAAEGAGATAVMLLLGPRDQIPFVAQTSGSLGDLIVVPYPYQVTQTRDYLAAETNVGGLGLPRVALWDPSLDGGAAGDLNRRFGGRWGAPLESSGWAAYTAVRVAAEALLGDGTIDVVDGSRFGKEGARFDERHQLVQELYLVEPTPEAEYGVELSRLVDLAQVGDVLPPPEYLAALVSEEACPAAP